In Misgurnus anguillicaudatus chromosome 5, ASM2758022v2, whole genome shotgun sequence, a genomic segment contains:
- the LOC129414617 gene encoding uncharacterized protein, whose translation MVLERRKREQSQKEEGEQNRSPLEQVLLKRQQKHQEMMKEKEEEQKLHEEVQLLEFVRVRQNLKKVHSALHRNIHP comes from the exons ATGGTTCTGGAGAGGAGGAAGAGAGAGCAGAGCcagaaggaggagggagagcaAAACAGGAGCCCGCTGGAGCAAGTCCTCCTCAAACGCCAGCAGAAACATCAGGAGATGATG AAGGAGAAGGAGGAGGAGCAGAAGTTACATGAGGAGGTTCAGCTCTTGGAGTTTGTACGAGTAAGACAGAACCTGAAGAAAGTTCATTCGGCTCTACACAGGAACATTCACCCCTGA